A stretch of Antennarius striatus isolate MH-2024 chromosome 6, ASM4005453v1, whole genome shotgun sequence DNA encodes these proteins:
- the rwdd2b gene encoding RWD domain-containing protein 2B, whose amino-acid sequence MSCLEWAESQLAELELLTSMFPTQEELEMTDQLAVAELRDYVECSDSTSSPPSSRPRFVIKQKLPTTSMEGMDVILSCAYPSEYPNELPEISVRCAGLSRAQQTQLHIDLNAYLMENCQGEVCVLSAMEWVKDNMQLFINKSLSAGPTPKKEYSSLRPQEVFSRLWIYSHHIYNKTKRKNILEWSKELGLSGFSMPGKPGVVCVEGPQSACEEFWSRVKVLTWKKIMIRHREDIPLDHQGEDGKTVGNKDSLRKFTGFEEVAFDPHGNRGNHMDLGQLYQFLNEKGCCDVFQMYFGVEGK is encoded by the exons ATGTCTTGCTTGGAGTGGGCAGAGTCTCAGCTCGctgagctggagctgctgaccAGCATGTTTCCcacccaggaggagctggagatgaCTGACCAGCTGGCAGTCGCTGAGCTCAGGGACTATGTGGAATGTTCAGATTCTACAAGCAGCCCACCCTCCTCCAGACCTCGGTTTGTCATCAAACAGAAGCTGCCTACAACAAGTATGGAAGGG ATGGATGTCATTTTGTCTTGTGCTTATCCGTCAGAATACCCCAATGAATTACCGGAGATATCTGTCCG GTGTGCTGGTCTCAGCAGGGCTCAGCAGACACAGCTCCACATAGATCTTAATGCATACCTCATGGAAAATTGCCAAGGGGAAGTGTGTGTGCTCTCTGCCATGGAGTGGGTGAAAGACAACATGCAGCTCTTCATTAATAAGAGCTTATCAGCAGGTCCAACACCCAAGAAAGAATATTCCTCTTTACGACCACAGGAAGTGTTCAGCCGACTGTGGATTTACAGTCATCACATCTACAAcaagacaaagaggaagaatATCTTGGAGTGGTCCAAGGAGCTCGGTCTGTCGGGGTTTAGCATGCCAGGAAAGcctggtgttgtgtgtgtggagggtccTCAATCTGCCTGCGAGGAGTTCTGGTCCAG AGTGAAGGTGCTGACATGGAAGAAGATCATGATTCGACATAGAGAGGATATTCCCCTTGATCATCAGGGTGAGGACGGCAAGACTGTCGGAAATAAAGACTCTCTGCGCAAATTCACAGGTTTTGAAGAGGTAGCGTTTGACCCTCATGGGAACAGAGGTAATCACATGGACCTGGGCCAGCTTTAccagtttttaaatgaaaaagggTGTTGTGATGTCTTTCAGATGTATTTTGGCGTTGAAGGGAAGTAG
- the usp16 gene encoding ubiquitin carboxyl-terminal hydrolase 16 isoform X1, which translates to MGKKRGKERSSREEEDIDLTGPSCRHIKKGTDQNLLKKLSGNSDWTCCQDCKHEGSKENNIQILQQDSEDDQEPDVLWMCLKCGHRGCGRNSENQHAIKHFETPHSDPHCLVISLDSWSVWCYICDDEVQYSRTGHLAQLVTNLQKQTSSCPIKRVQENITEEDGLLEGDQKTPLVKPEEGEDKENKGQRKNSKKESVGKTRKCDTSESSGGISVKGLSNLGNTCFFNAVIQNLCQTQLLKQIINQVTKEKMSVEIRPVACSNLDPIGVQLEHPGSLTLAMCQLLNEMQETKKSVVTPKELFTQVCKKAARFKGFQQQDSQELLRYLLDGMRAEEIKRISSGILEALKESRKSIDEEQLKSLVKEYKKNGFPKNFVDYVFGGEMTSTIMCQQCKTVSVVTEMFLDLSLPVFDEAYRKKNNKKVVQNISDLSQDGRNSPASTSGNVDITPSKYQQKKTKKQAKKQAKQQKRQQKLEGRVILDSLSSPSQTESQQMHPIADETENADHEIPEDSPTEGNTADNCKPEQNQKKPNTLQDTKETEENEDSMTDCDSLPTLSVNNHFSVLEEHGSKDSIIYCDKTSDVDQEEDDMQLVSEINKVSLNDAFIEESEDVEQVTQSEDKALEANEYTIVNEDPELAFQTLAARKAPEKQECSVYSCLFHFTAVETLMQNNSLLCITCTKQQPNKDKAGGPKKGVYTDALKQMLISSPPPVLTLHLKRFQQNGYSICKVNRHVQFPMILDLASFCEVKCKNVTKGEILYSLYGIVEHSGTMRSGHYTAYVKVRLDCPKSTSIKLSSNGRYGSHGITIWSIYLLSPLTHDFPSGDAEPPKGSWFHISDTSVQPVNESKVQSCQAYLLFYERTV; encoded by the exons ATGGGAAAGAAAAGGGGGAAGGAGAGGAGCTcaagagaagaggaggacatCGACTTGACTG GTCCATCCTGCAGACATATTAAGAAGGGAACGGACCAAAATCTTCTAAAGAAACTGTCTGGAAATTCTGATTGGACATGTTGCCAGGATTGCAAGCATGAAGGAAGTAAGGAAAATAACATCCAAATCCTGCAACAGGATTCTGAAGACGATCAAGAACCTGACGTTTTATGGATGTGCTTGAAATGTGGCCACAGA GGATGTGGACGAAATTCTGAGAACCAGCATGCCATTAAACATTTTGAGACTCCACATTCAGATCCACACTGCCTGGTGATCAGCTTGGACAGCTGGAGTGTGTG GTGTTACATATGTGATGATGAAGTCCAATATTCCAGAACTGGACATTTGGCTCAGCTGGTGACCAacttacaaaaacaaacttcttcATGTCCCATAAAGAGAGTGCAGGAAA ACATTACGGAGGAAGACGGCTTGCTGGAAGGTGATCAGAAGACACCCCTTGTAAAACCAGAGGAAGGTGAAGACAAGGAAAATaaaggacaaagaaaaaattctaaaaaagaGAGCGTTGGAAAAACACGAAAGTGTGACACATCTGAAAGCAGTGGTGGCATTTCAGTCAAGGGGCTGAGCAACCTGGGAAACACGTGTTTCTTTAATGCAGTCATTCAA AATCTCTGTCAAACACAGCTCTTAAAACAGATCATCAACCAAGtgacaaaagagaaaatgagtgtAGAAATTAGACCTGTTGCCTGTTCTAATCTG GATCCTATTGGGGTGCAGCTGGAACACCCAGGATCCCTTACTTTGGCTATGTGTCAGCTACTGAATGAGATGCAGGAAACCAAGAAGAGTGTGGTTACTCCAAAGGAGCTGTTCACACAAGTTTGTAAAAA AGCCGCCAGGTTCAAAGGCTTTCAGCAGCAGGATAGCCAGGAGCTGCTACGCTATCTTCTGGATGGAATGCGTGCCGAAGAGATCAAA AGAATAAGCTCTGGGATTTTGGAGGCACTGAAAGAATCAAGAAAAAGCATAGATGAGGAGCAGCTGAAATCATTAGTGAAAG AGTATAAGAAAAATGGATTTCCAAAAAACTTTGTCGACTACGTTTTTGGTGGAGAAATGACCAGTACTATAATGTGCCAGCAGTGTAAAACG GTATCTGTAGTCACCGAGATGTTTTTAGAtctttctcttcctgtgttTGATGAG GCATACAGAaagaagaataataaaaaagttgTTCAGAACATTAGTGATTTGAGCCAGGATGGAAGAAACAGTCCTGCTTCAACCAGTGGAAATGTTGATATTACTCCCAGCAAGTatcagcaaaagaaaacaaagaagcagGCGAAGAAGCAAGCAAAG CAACAAAAGAGGCAGCAAAAGCTTGAGGGCAGAGTCATTTTGGATAGTCTCTCATCTCCAAGCCAAACAGAGAGCCAACAGATGCATCCTATAgcagatgaaacagaaaatgcTGACCATGAAATTCCTGAAGACTCGCCAACTGAAGGAAATACTGCAGATAACTGTAagccagaacagaaccagaagaaACCTAACACACTGCAGGATacaaaggaaacagaagagaatGAGGATTCAATGACTGATTGCGACTCATTACCTACATTATCGGTCAACAACCATTTTTCTGTCTTAGAAGAGCATGGCTCAAAGGACAGCATCATATACTGTGACAAAACTTCTGATGTGGATCAGGAGGAAGACGACATGCAGCTGgttagtgaaataaataaagtaagcCTGAATGATGCTTTCATTGAAGAATCTGAGGATGTGGAACAAGTCACGCAGAGTGAAGACAAGGCGCTGGAGGCTAACGAATACACTATAGTAAATGAGGACCCAGAGCTGGCCTTTCAAACACTGGCTGCCAGGAAAGCCCCAGAGAAACAGGAGTGTTCAGTCTATTCATGCCTTTTTCACTTCACAGCAGTGGAAACCCTCATGCAGAACAACAGCCTGCTTTGTATCACTTGCACTAAACAGCAACCAAACAAAGATAAAGCTGGAg gACCCAAGAAAGGTGTCTACACGGATGCCTTAAAGCAAATGTTGATCTCCTCTCCCCCACCAGTGCTCACACTTCATTTGAAAAGATTTCAACAG AATGGATACAGTATTTGTAAGGTGAACAGACATGTCCAATTTCCGATGATACTTGATCTGGCTTCTTTTTGTGAGGTTAAATGCAAG aacGTAACAAAAGGAGAAATTTTGTACAGTTTGTATGGTATTGTAGAGCACAGTGGAACAATGAGGTCCGGTCATTACACAGCATATGTGAAAGTACGTCTCGATTGCCCCAAATCCACATCCATCAAACTTTCTTCAAACGGTAGGTATGGCAGTCATGGAATAACAATTTGGTCCATATATTTATTATCTCCACTAACTCATGACTTCCCCTCAGGAGATGCAGAGCCACCCAAGGGATCCTGGTTTCATATCAGTGACACAAGCGTTCAACCAGTGAATGAGAGCAAAGTCCAAAGTTGCCAAGCCTACCTCCTCTTTTATGAAAGAACTGTGTGA
- the usp16 gene encoding ubiquitin carboxyl-terminal hydrolase 16 isoform X2: MGKKRGKERSSREEEDIDLTGPSCRHIKKGTDQNLLKKLSGNSDWTCCQDCKHEGSKENNIQILQQDSEDDQEPDVLWMCLKCGHRGCGRNSENQHAIKHFETPHSDPHCLVISLDSWSVWCYICDDEVQYSRTGHLAQLVTNLQKQTSSCPIKRVQENITEEDGLLEGDQKTPLVKPEEGEDKENKGQRKNSKKESVGKTRKCDTSESSGGISVKGLSNLGNTCFFNAVIQNLCQTQLLKQIINQVTKEKMSVEIRPVACSNLDPIGVQLEHPGSLTLAMCQLLNEMQETKKSVVTPKELFTQVCKKAARFKGFQQQDSQELLRYLLDGMRAEEIKRISSGILEALKESRKSIDEEQLKSLVKEYKKNGFPKNFVDYVFGGEMTSTIMCQQCKTVSVVTEMFLDLSLPVFDEAYRKKNNKKVVQNISDLSQDGRNSPASTSGNVDITPSKYQQKKTKKQAKKQAKQQKRQQKLEGRVILDSLSSPSQTESQQMHPIADETENADHEIPEDSPTEGNTADNCKPEQNQKKPNTLQDTKETEENEDSMTDCDSLPTLSVNNHFSVLEEHGSKDSIIYCDKTSDVDQEEDDMQLVSEINKVSLNDAFIEESEDVEQVTQSEDKALEANEYTIVNEDPELAFQTLAARKAPEKQECSVYSCLFHFTAVETLMQNNSLLCITCTKQQPNKDKAGGPKKGVYTDALKQMLISSPPPVLTLHLKRFQQNGYSICKVNRHVQFPMILDLASFCEVKCKNVTKGEILYSLYGIVEHSGTMRSGHYTAYVKVRLDCPKSTSIKLSSNGDAEPPKGSWFHISDTSVQPVNESKVQSCQAYLLFYERTV, encoded by the exons ATGGGAAAGAAAAGGGGGAAGGAGAGGAGCTcaagagaagaggaggacatCGACTTGACTG GTCCATCCTGCAGACATATTAAGAAGGGAACGGACCAAAATCTTCTAAAGAAACTGTCTGGAAATTCTGATTGGACATGTTGCCAGGATTGCAAGCATGAAGGAAGTAAGGAAAATAACATCCAAATCCTGCAACAGGATTCTGAAGACGATCAAGAACCTGACGTTTTATGGATGTGCTTGAAATGTGGCCACAGA GGATGTGGACGAAATTCTGAGAACCAGCATGCCATTAAACATTTTGAGACTCCACATTCAGATCCACACTGCCTGGTGATCAGCTTGGACAGCTGGAGTGTGTG GTGTTACATATGTGATGATGAAGTCCAATATTCCAGAACTGGACATTTGGCTCAGCTGGTGACCAacttacaaaaacaaacttcttcATGTCCCATAAAGAGAGTGCAGGAAA ACATTACGGAGGAAGACGGCTTGCTGGAAGGTGATCAGAAGACACCCCTTGTAAAACCAGAGGAAGGTGAAGACAAGGAAAATaaaggacaaagaaaaaattctaaaaaagaGAGCGTTGGAAAAACACGAAAGTGTGACACATCTGAAAGCAGTGGTGGCATTTCAGTCAAGGGGCTGAGCAACCTGGGAAACACGTGTTTCTTTAATGCAGTCATTCAA AATCTCTGTCAAACACAGCTCTTAAAACAGATCATCAACCAAGtgacaaaagagaaaatgagtgtAGAAATTAGACCTGTTGCCTGTTCTAATCTG GATCCTATTGGGGTGCAGCTGGAACACCCAGGATCCCTTACTTTGGCTATGTGTCAGCTACTGAATGAGATGCAGGAAACCAAGAAGAGTGTGGTTACTCCAAAGGAGCTGTTCACACAAGTTTGTAAAAA AGCCGCCAGGTTCAAAGGCTTTCAGCAGCAGGATAGCCAGGAGCTGCTACGCTATCTTCTGGATGGAATGCGTGCCGAAGAGATCAAA AGAATAAGCTCTGGGATTTTGGAGGCACTGAAAGAATCAAGAAAAAGCATAGATGAGGAGCAGCTGAAATCATTAGTGAAAG AGTATAAGAAAAATGGATTTCCAAAAAACTTTGTCGACTACGTTTTTGGTGGAGAAATGACCAGTACTATAATGTGCCAGCAGTGTAAAACG GTATCTGTAGTCACCGAGATGTTTTTAGAtctttctcttcctgtgttTGATGAG GCATACAGAaagaagaataataaaaaagttgTTCAGAACATTAGTGATTTGAGCCAGGATGGAAGAAACAGTCCTGCTTCAACCAGTGGAAATGTTGATATTACTCCCAGCAAGTatcagcaaaagaaaacaaagaagcagGCGAAGAAGCAAGCAAAG CAACAAAAGAGGCAGCAAAAGCTTGAGGGCAGAGTCATTTTGGATAGTCTCTCATCTCCAAGCCAAACAGAGAGCCAACAGATGCATCCTATAgcagatgaaacagaaaatgcTGACCATGAAATTCCTGAAGACTCGCCAACTGAAGGAAATACTGCAGATAACTGTAagccagaacagaaccagaagaaACCTAACACACTGCAGGATacaaaggaaacagaagagaatGAGGATTCAATGACTGATTGCGACTCATTACCTACATTATCGGTCAACAACCATTTTTCTGTCTTAGAAGAGCATGGCTCAAAGGACAGCATCATATACTGTGACAAAACTTCTGATGTGGATCAGGAGGAAGACGACATGCAGCTGgttagtgaaataaataaagtaagcCTGAATGATGCTTTCATTGAAGAATCTGAGGATGTGGAACAAGTCACGCAGAGTGAAGACAAGGCGCTGGAGGCTAACGAATACACTATAGTAAATGAGGACCCAGAGCTGGCCTTTCAAACACTGGCTGCCAGGAAAGCCCCAGAGAAACAGGAGTGTTCAGTCTATTCATGCCTTTTTCACTTCACAGCAGTGGAAACCCTCATGCAGAACAACAGCCTGCTTTGTATCACTTGCACTAAACAGCAACCAAACAAAGATAAAGCTGGAg gACCCAAGAAAGGTGTCTACACGGATGCCTTAAAGCAAATGTTGATCTCCTCTCCCCCACCAGTGCTCACACTTCATTTGAAAAGATTTCAACAG AATGGATACAGTATTTGTAAGGTGAACAGACATGTCCAATTTCCGATGATACTTGATCTGGCTTCTTTTTGTGAGGTTAAATGCAAG aacGTAACAAAAGGAGAAATTTTGTACAGTTTGTATGGTATTGTAGAGCACAGTGGAACAATGAGGTCCGGTCATTACACAGCATATGTGAAAGTACGTCTCGATTGCCCCAAATCCACATCCATCAAACTTTCTTCAAACG GAGATGCAGAGCCACCCAAGGGATCCTGGTTTCATATCAGTGACACAAGCGTTCAACCAGTGAATGAGAGCAAAGTCCAAAGTTGCCAAGCCTACCTCCTCTTTTATGAAAGAACTGTGTGA
- the usp16 gene encoding ubiquitin carboxyl-terminal hydrolase 16 isoform X3: MGKKRGKERSSREEEDIDLTGPSCRHIKKGTDQNLLKKLSGNSDWTCCQDCKHEGSKENNIQILQQDSEDDQEPDVLWMCLKCGHRGCGRNSENQHAIKHFETPHSDPHCLVISLDSWSVWCYICDDEVQYSRTGHLAQLVTNLQKQTSSCPIKRVQENITEEDGLLEGDQKTPLVKPEEGEDKENKGQRKNSKKESVGKTRKCDTSESSGGISVKGLSNLGNTCFFNAVIQNLCQTQLLKQIINQVTKEKMSVEIRPVACSNLDPIGVQLEHPGSLTLAMCQLLNEMQETKKSVVTPKELFTQVCKKAARFKGFQQQDSQELLRYLLDGMRAEEIKRISSGILEALKESRKSIDEEQLKSLVKEYKKNGFPKNFVDYVFGGEMTSTIMCQQCKTVSVVTEMFLDLSLPVFDEAYRKKNNKKVVQNISDLSQDGRNSPASTSGNVDITPSKYQQKKTKKQAKKQAKQQKRQQKLEGRVILDSLSSPSQTESQQMHPIADETENADHEIPEDSPTEGNTADNCKPEQNQKKPNTLQDTKETEENEDSMTDCDSLPTLSVNNHFSVLEEHGSKDSIIYCDKTSDVDQEEDDMQLVSEINKVSLNDAFIEESEDVEQVTQSEDKALEANEYTIVNEDPELAFQTLAARKAPEKQECSVYSCLFHFTAVETLMQNNSLLCITCTKQQPNKDKAGGPKKGVYTDALKQMLISSPPPVLTLHLKRFQQNGYSICKVNRHVQFPMILDLASFCEVKCKFVWYCRAQWNNEVRSLHSICESTSRLPQIHIHQTFFKRRCRATQGILVSYQ; this comes from the exons ATGGGAAAGAAAAGGGGGAAGGAGAGGAGCTcaagagaagaggaggacatCGACTTGACTG GTCCATCCTGCAGACATATTAAGAAGGGAACGGACCAAAATCTTCTAAAGAAACTGTCTGGAAATTCTGATTGGACATGTTGCCAGGATTGCAAGCATGAAGGAAGTAAGGAAAATAACATCCAAATCCTGCAACAGGATTCTGAAGACGATCAAGAACCTGACGTTTTATGGATGTGCTTGAAATGTGGCCACAGA GGATGTGGACGAAATTCTGAGAACCAGCATGCCATTAAACATTTTGAGACTCCACATTCAGATCCACACTGCCTGGTGATCAGCTTGGACAGCTGGAGTGTGTG GTGTTACATATGTGATGATGAAGTCCAATATTCCAGAACTGGACATTTGGCTCAGCTGGTGACCAacttacaaaaacaaacttcttcATGTCCCATAAAGAGAGTGCAGGAAA ACATTACGGAGGAAGACGGCTTGCTGGAAGGTGATCAGAAGACACCCCTTGTAAAACCAGAGGAAGGTGAAGACAAGGAAAATaaaggacaaagaaaaaattctaaaaaagaGAGCGTTGGAAAAACACGAAAGTGTGACACATCTGAAAGCAGTGGTGGCATTTCAGTCAAGGGGCTGAGCAACCTGGGAAACACGTGTTTCTTTAATGCAGTCATTCAA AATCTCTGTCAAACACAGCTCTTAAAACAGATCATCAACCAAGtgacaaaagagaaaatgagtgtAGAAATTAGACCTGTTGCCTGTTCTAATCTG GATCCTATTGGGGTGCAGCTGGAACACCCAGGATCCCTTACTTTGGCTATGTGTCAGCTACTGAATGAGATGCAGGAAACCAAGAAGAGTGTGGTTACTCCAAAGGAGCTGTTCACACAAGTTTGTAAAAA AGCCGCCAGGTTCAAAGGCTTTCAGCAGCAGGATAGCCAGGAGCTGCTACGCTATCTTCTGGATGGAATGCGTGCCGAAGAGATCAAA AGAATAAGCTCTGGGATTTTGGAGGCACTGAAAGAATCAAGAAAAAGCATAGATGAGGAGCAGCTGAAATCATTAGTGAAAG AGTATAAGAAAAATGGATTTCCAAAAAACTTTGTCGACTACGTTTTTGGTGGAGAAATGACCAGTACTATAATGTGCCAGCAGTGTAAAACG GTATCTGTAGTCACCGAGATGTTTTTAGAtctttctcttcctgtgttTGATGAG GCATACAGAaagaagaataataaaaaagttgTTCAGAACATTAGTGATTTGAGCCAGGATGGAAGAAACAGTCCTGCTTCAACCAGTGGAAATGTTGATATTACTCCCAGCAAGTatcagcaaaagaaaacaaagaagcagGCGAAGAAGCAAGCAAAG CAACAAAAGAGGCAGCAAAAGCTTGAGGGCAGAGTCATTTTGGATAGTCTCTCATCTCCAAGCCAAACAGAGAGCCAACAGATGCATCCTATAgcagatgaaacagaaaatgcTGACCATGAAATTCCTGAAGACTCGCCAACTGAAGGAAATACTGCAGATAACTGTAagccagaacagaaccagaagaaACCTAACACACTGCAGGATacaaaggaaacagaagagaatGAGGATTCAATGACTGATTGCGACTCATTACCTACATTATCGGTCAACAACCATTTTTCTGTCTTAGAAGAGCATGGCTCAAAGGACAGCATCATATACTGTGACAAAACTTCTGATGTGGATCAGGAGGAAGACGACATGCAGCTGgttagtgaaataaataaagtaagcCTGAATGATGCTTTCATTGAAGAATCTGAGGATGTGGAACAAGTCACGCAGAGTGAAGACAAGGCGCTGGAGGCTAACGAATACACTATAGTAAATGAGGACCCAGAGCTGGCCTTTCAAACACTGGCTGCCAGGAAAGCCCCAGAGAAACAGGAGTGTTCAGTCTATTCATGCCTTTTTCACTTCACAGCAGTGGAAACCCTCATGCAGAACAACAGCCTGCTTTGTATCACTTGCACTAAACAGCAACCAAACAAAGATAAAGCTGGAg gACCCAAGAAAGGTGTCTACACGGATGCCTTAAAGCAAATGTTGATCTCCTCTCCCCCACCAGTGCTCACACTTCATTTGAAAAGATTTCAACAG AATGGATACAGTATTTGTAAGGTGAACAGACATGTCCAATTTCCGATGATACTTGATCTGGCTTCTTTTTGTGAGGTTAAATGCAAG TTTGTATGGTATTGTAGAGCACAGTGGAACAATGAGGTCCGGTCATTACACAGCATATGTGAAAGTACGTCTCGATTGCCCCAAATCCACATCCATCAAACTTTCTTCAAACG GAGATGCAGAGCCACCCAAGGGATCCTGGTTTCATATCAGTGA